A stretch of Deinococcus gobiensis I-0 DNA encodes these proteins:
- a CDS encoding GNAT family N-acetyltransferase — MSFAAIFTPRLVLRPLRDEDAALLAAYRSDPDVARFQAWHAPYSEAQAHDLIRSMQGRAIGEDGWTQIAVTAREGDGLIGDLALRAFAPRHAELGFTFARSAQGQGFAREAISGLLDLAFGVLALHRVVANTDPRAGNIARVLRWLGFRHEGQAIEAYFDSEAWLDEDQYALLAREWQGQQP, encoded by the coding sequence ATGAGCTTCGCGGCCATTTTTACCCCTCGACTCGTCCTGCGGCCCCTGCGTGACGAGGACGCAGCCCTCCTGGCGGCCTACCGGAGTGATCCCGACGTGGCTCGTTTCCAGGCCTGGCACGCCCCTTACAGCGAAGCACAGGCCCATGACCTCATCCGGTCCATGCAGGGGCGGGCCATCGGCGAGGATGGCTGGACCCAGATTGCGGTCACGGCGCGCGAGGGGGACGGGCTGATCGGCGACCTCGCTTTGCGCGCATTCGCGCCGCGACACGCGGAGCTTGGGTTTACCTTTGCGCGCTCGGCGCAGGGCCAGGGCTTTGCACGAGAGGCCATATCTGGACTCCTCGACCTCGCTTTTGGGGTCCTGGCCCTGCACCGGGTGGTAGCCAACACAGATCCGCGCGCTGGGAACATTGCGCGGGTGCTGCGCTGGCTGGGCTTTCGTCACGAGGGCCAGGCCATAGAGGCGTACTTCGACAGTGAGGCCTGGCTTGATGAGGATCAGTACGCGCTGCTGGCCCGCGAGTGGCAGGGCCAGCAGCCGTAG
- a CDS encoding vWA domain-containing protein: MKAKQVVCNPEYPYPPLQYRQGVRALPKDIRAFHVAYLESLIAHEAGHTHHSGDLPAGLLGQVVNIIEDERMERLMAQTFPQLQALFHLAADADAAHALAGGGRGGDLIRGCLLHRFTWHHPTWAYVPDRADAPHWPQVRTILEDAWIAPDFADVITAARDILKILSLPADAPRRDDLAPLLDGTGQQVLSPDERAEEDARSAGAGKGDGGRRPTRPTPEQLPTATTLELKAQLTGLSRQLAGLLQAKGKPSHLQQSRDRGRYRADRTVTGSERCFDQRIGAEKPTETHVRLAVDISGSMQGRDMDAARELTFALTYAAQLAGVPLIAVAFDDDVVPLVTPEQPGGDTALNTVARLHARGGTVLAPALEALWRPILPGKSLTFVITDGGLGSDDYQDCQRLRAKHQGMIVPVLLGDAPRTQAQYEAAFGRCVALRDGTQLMTYFPSFLRAFLK; this comes from the coding sequence ATGAAGGCCAAGCAGGTCGTCTGTAATCCTGAGTACCCCTACCCCCCACTCCAGTACCGCCAGGGGGTCCGGGCCCTTCCGAAAGACATCCGCGCCTTCCATGTCGCCTACCTCGAAAGTCTCATTGCGCACGAGGCCGGCCACACGCATCACAGTGGGGATCTCCCTGCCGGCCTTCTCGGGCAGGTCGTAAACATCATCGAGGACGAGCGCATGGAGCGCCTCATGGCGCAGACGTTCCCCCAGCTCCAGGCCCTCTTCCACCTCGCGGCCGATGCTGACGCCGCCCATGCCCTCGCCGGTGGTGGACGTGGCGGCGATCTCATCCGGGGCTGCCTCCTCCACCGCTTCACCTGGCACCACCCCACCTGGGCTTACGTCCCCGATCGGGCCGATGCCCCCCACTGGCCCCAGGTACGCACCATCCTCGAAGACGCCTGGATAGCCCCAGACTTCGCGGACGTCATCACCGCCGCGCGCGACATCCTGAAGATCCTCAGTCTCCCTGCGGATGCGCCCCGCCGTGATGACCTGGCCCCCCTCCTCGACGGCACCGGGCAACAGGTCCTCTCCCCCGATGAACGCGCGGAGGAAGACGCCCGAAGTGCAGGCGCAGGCAAGGGCGACGGTGGGCGCCGACCCACGCGGCCCACCCCCGAGCAGCTCCCCACTGCCACGACCCTGGAGCTCAAGGCGCAACTCACCGGCCTCAGCCGGCAACTCGCCGGACTCCTCCAGGCCAAGGGTAAACCCAGCCACCTCCAGCAGAGCCGTGACCGAGGCCGTTACCGTGCCGACCGTACCGTCACTGGCAGTGAACGTTGCTTCGACCAACGCATCGGTGCCGAGAAGCCCACCGAAACCCATGTGCGCCTCGCCGTGGACATCAGCGGCAGCATGCAGGGCCGTGATATGGACGCCGCACGGGAACTGACCTTCGCCCTGACCTATGCGGCCCAGCTCGCGGGCGTCCCGCTCATCGCCGTGGCCTTCGACGACGACGTCGTGCCCCTCGTGACTCCAGAGCAGCCCGGCGGCGACACCGCCCTGAACACGGTCGCCCGACTGCACGCCCGCGGCGGCACCGTGCTCGCTCCTGCGCTCGAAGCCCTCTGGCGGCCCATCCTCCCTGGAAAAAGTCTCACCTTCGTGATCACGGACGGGGGCCTGGGCAGCGACGACTATCAGGACTGTCAACGTCTGCGGGCCAAGCACCAGGGCATGATCGTTCCCGTGCTCCTCGGCGACGCGCCCCGGACGCAGGCTCAGTACGAAGCGGCCTTCGGGCGGTGTGTAGCCCTGCGGGATGGGACACAGCTGATGACGTACTTCCCCAGTTTTCTCCGAGCCTTCCTGAAGTGA
- a CDS encoding AAA family ATPase, which translates to MINTDRVFKMSCDLFPSLGTKGGVSMPSSCRSQLDPNGMAMRRVPWGALAAACQVLLGHVQANLEGQTLTLECQNKQGAKQLIRVQQGQTDFSWVNAGTTVRPYLLILGEALVFGQHPELQERWQGLLEAMKETRLPLARMQLSTLSAQEPVKEAMCKVLDTLYTVGKLEGQHRVESEAVLPAPTRYEHTPLLLGGTIKRAAADPLSPESVLARRVGRGVRALLCGPTGCGKTELGKRVALHTGARLVSVKGRPGLEDRDMIGFISPTVQGPQWMDGPLARAWRLAQGGERVVLLVDELLRLDAYHRNVLIGGLDDVSAEELGALTGQAHAAGRYYTLELPGAGEVLYASTSLLSVICTTNVGASYTQSGELDPALLRRFQRTLFLEYPEAADILPVYRQACAPAAEVAYSLEVVTRSSTTADGQLLERPMNIGVTLNYLAEVQDLLDVGIPLREALEAALLVTVVPFCCAVNQAGMPDDASINMLKVKLQAECQQRKVA; encoded by the coding sequence ATGATTAACACTGATCGCGTCTTCAAGATGTCCTGCGACCTGTTTCCCAGCCTGGGAACGAAAGGGGGGGTCAGCATGCCGTCCAGCTGCCGCAGCCAGCTCGACCCGAATGGAATGGCCATGCGCCGGGTCCCCTGGGGCGCGCTGGCCGCAGCGTGCCAGGTGCTCCTCGGGCACGTTCAGGCAAACCTGGAAGGACAGACCCTCACCCTGGAATGCCAGAACAAGCAGGGCGCGAAGCAGCTCATTCGTGTCCAACAGGGGCAGACCGACTTCTCCTGGGTGAACGCGGGGACGACCGTTCGGCCGTATCTGCTGATCCTCGGCGAGGCCTTGGTCTTCGGTCAGCACCCGGAGCTGCAAGAGCGCTGGCAAGGCCTGCTGGAAGCGATGAAGGAGACCCGCCTGCCGCTCGCCAGGATGCAGCTGAGCACCCTGAGTGCCCAGGAGCCGGTCAAAGAGGCCATGTGCAAGGTCCTCGACACGCTCTACACCGTCGGGAAGCTCGAGGGGCAACACCGCGTAGAGAGCGAAGCGGTCCTGCCAGCGCCGACACGTTATGAGCACACGCCACTGCTGCTGGGGGGGACGATCAAGCGGGCCGCCGCCGATCCTCTCTCCCCCGAAAGCGTGCTCGCTCGACGGGTCGGTCGAGGCGTTCGGGCGCTCCTCTGTGGGCCGACCGGGTGCGGGAAGACTGAACTGGGTAAACGGGTCGCCCTGCACACAGGAGCGCGGCTGGTCAGCGTCAAGGGGCGGCCAGGCCTGGAAGACCGGGACATGATCGGTTTCATCTCCCCCACCGTGCAGGGACCCCAGTGGATGGATGGGCCGCTCGCGCGGGCATGGCGGCTGGCACAGGGAGGCGAGCGGGTGGTGCTGCTGGTGGACGAGCTGCTGCGCCTGGATGCCTATCACCGCAACGTGCTGATCGGGGGGCTGGACGACGTGAGCGCGGAGGAATTGGGCGCGCTGACGGGACAGGCGCACGCGGCGGGGCGGTACTACACGTTGGAGCTGCCCGGCGCCGGTGAGGTGCTGTACGCCTCGACGAGCCTGCTCTCGGTGATCTGCACGACGAACGTGGGGGCGAGCTACACGCAGAGCGGGGAGCTTGATCCGGCCTTGCTGCGCCGGTTCCAGCGGACGTTGTTTCTGGAGTATCCGGAGGCGGCGGACATTCTGCCGGTGTATCGGCAGGCCTGCGCGCCGGCAGCGGAGGTGGCGTACAGCCTGGAGGTCGTCACGCGCTCGAGCACGACCGCAGATGGGCAGCTGCTGGAGCGGCCGATGAACATCGGGGTCACGCTGAACTACCTCGCGGAAGTGCAGGACCTGCTGGATGTGGGGATACCCCTCCGGGAAGCACTGGAGGCCGCGCTGTTGGTCACGGTGGTGCCGTTCTGCTGCGCCGTGAACCAGGCGGGGATGCCAGACGACGCGAGTATCAACATGCTCAAGGTCAAACTCCAGGCAGAATGTCAGCAGAGGAAAGTCGCTTAA
- a CDS encoding ParB/RepB/Spo0J family partition protein, whose amino-acid sequence MKLQTLLDPQAAALQTVLLERVHLVAGFNPRFQGLTSEEQAALLTPEALGGLVASMQEVIPETGVPRGVIQPLLVRPLDAQTYGVIAGERRYRAAQLAGLTHVPVVIRAVTEREALALAIIENAQRQDTDQITQALAGFRLMSTVSGLSEDDLVKHLGALRRGQAEDTYQLETLLQRTYGTGVSTWSQQRAKVLALLPEERRAVQRGKLSAKSAFALLKLKDRPEERENLLQEMLQQETSPSAEEVHKEVSRRLAEERVLAPSPQIRLKALLPKLKRLDPQRSEEVDALLQRLERLLS is encoded by the coding sequence TTGAAGCTTCAGACACTGCTGGACCCTCAAGCCGCTGCTCTGCAAACCGTCCTCCTTGAGCGTGTTCACCTCGTAGCAGGATTTAACCCGCGTTTTCAGGGTTTAACCTCCGAGGAACAAGCTGCCTTACTGACGCCAGAAGCCCTTGGGGGTCTGGTAGCCAGTATGCAGGAAGTTATTCCTGAGACTGGTGTACCTAGGGGTGTCATTCAACCTCTTCTTGTCCGTCCTCTGGATGCTCAGACGTATGGTGTGATTGCAGGAGAACGGCGTTACCGTGCGGCACAGCTCGCTGGCTTGACTCATGTTCCTGTTGTTATTCGGGCTGTGACTGAACGTGAGGCACTGGCCTTGGCGATCATCGAGAATGCTCAGCGGCAGGACACCGATCAGATTACACAGGCTTTGGCTGGCTTCCGCTTGATGTCTACAGTGAGCGGCCTTTCCGAAGATGATCTGGTCAAGCATCTGGGTGCCCTACGCCGCGGCCAGGCGGAGGATACGTATCAGCTGGAAACACTGCTTCAAAGGACTTATGGCACTGGAGTCAGTACCTGGAGTCAACAACGCGCCAAGGTACTGGCGCTGTTGCCTGAAGAACGACGTGCAGTACAGCGAGGTAAATTGAGTGCCAAAAGTGCTTTCGCTCTCCTTAAACTCAAAGACCGACCCGAGGAACGCGAGAACCTGCTTCAAGAGATGCTTCAACAGGAGACCTCCCCGAGCGCAGAGGAAGTCCACAAAGAAGTGTCGCGGCGACTGGCTGAAGAGCGTGTACTCGCCCCCAGCCCTCAGATTCGTCTCAAGGCCCTTCTTCCAAAACTCAAGCGTCTTGACCCACAACGATCCGAAGAAGTTGATGCGCTTCTCCAACGCCTGGAACGTCTCTTGTCCTGA
- a CDS encoding tyrosine-protein phosphatase, translated as MGLDYTAGCVNFRDVGEWLALIAGRPILQQHRLLRGGKLDHVRCAAMIDHPGSVLNLRRGPDQVAWLFGARPLHLPANDGLENYDTGHPKVRRWLCRVVQAAADPQTPLPLLVHCTSGKDRTGVAIAAILFNLGVDPALITEEYLLSDGEVQRDWIAQALEGFTKTDRYFTGVDLLTLRRRFCAPTSDEELHRSPF; from the coding sequence ATGGGTCTGGACTACACCGCGGGGTGCGTGAACTTCCGGGATGTGGGGGAGTGGCTCGCCCTCATCGCCGGCCGGCCCATCCTGCAGCAGCACCGTCTTTTGCGGGGGGGTAAGCTCGATCATGTCCGATGTGCGGCGATGATCGACCATCCAGGATCCGTCCTGAATCTCCGTAGGGGGCCGGACCAAGTTGCCTGGCTCTTTGGAGCGCGGCCCCTGCATCTGCCCGCCAACGATGGACTGGAGAACTACGACACAGGGCACCCGAAGGTGCGCCGCTGGCTTTGCCGGGTCGTCCAGGCGGCGGCTGATCCGCAGACCCCCCTGCCGCTTCTGGTGCACTGCACGTCGGGCAAGGACCGGACGGGTGTGGCCATCGCTGCCATCCTGTTCAATCTGGGCGTGGACCCTGCACTGATCACCGAGGAGTATCTGCTCAGTGATGGGGAGGTCCAGCGGGACTGGATCGCGCAGGCCCTGGAGGGCTTCACGAAGACGGACAGGTATTTCACGGGCGTGGATCTCCTAACCCTTCGTCGCCGGTTCTGCGCGCCGACCAGCGACGAAGAGCTGCACAGATCTCCTTTCTGA
- a CDS encoding DUF1064 domain-containing protein — protein MTLFHRGRKATHKFGAVRSERDGITFDSKAEADYYDLLKLSAQAGDLVGLMRQPVFYLPGGTRYVADFLCFWADGRVDTRDVKGVETSEFKVKWREVQAAYPFMTFVMVKRSGKGWKEEA, from the coding sequence GTGACCCTCTTCCACCGGGGCCGGAAGGCCACGCACAAGTTCGGGGCGGTGCGCAGCGAGCGCGACGGCATCACGTTCGACAGCAAGGCCGAGGCCGATTACTACGACCTGCTCAAGCTCTCCGCCCAGGCGGGTGACCTGGTGGGCCTCATGAGGCAGCCGGTGTTCTATCTGCCCGGGGGCACCCGGTACGTGGCCGATTTCCTGTGCTTCTGGGCGGACGGCCGGGTCGATACCCGGGACGTGAAGGGCGTTGAAACCTCGGAATTTAAGGTGAAGTGGCGCGAGGTGCAGGCGGCCTATCCCTTCATGACCTTCGTCATGGTCAAGCGCAGCGGCAAAGGCTGGAAGGAAGAAGCGTGA
- a CDS encoding type II toxin-antitoxin system prevent-host-death family antitoxin, whose protein sequence is MPDRELRVSEVRNQLKDILELVEAGQRVVIKRYNGPTAALVPLADYLKLGRLDAAPKNSFPQENSMQRIVISNISGGEAKTTLARELAFILHERGYRVALIDSDPQASLTKSLGLHDDEASPGFLPEHTILSIFEVEQHPRLGVPLNVQGVDLWASNDALYRADSIIASDLSRQGNLREAVDEISADYDFLIIDTKPGITPLLNAAVAAADHILVPVSGDKGMENLDKLSRLTRAARGFSPQIQVTLFIPNRHRAQTVLGRAVLEDLTSYQEIAPISRPVRDSVVVGEAARMRQPLVRYSPRAEVTSDLRQVADDLLTVLGMMKPDQVEAR, encoded by the coding sequence GTGCCAGACCGTGAGTTGCGTGTTTCAGAGGTTCGCAACCAGTTAAAAGACATCCTTGAACTGGTCGAGGCCGGTCAGCGCGTCGTGATCAAGCGGTACAACGGTCCGACAGCTGCCTTGGTCCCCCTTGCCGATTACCTCAAGCTCGGTCGCTTGGATGCCGCGCCGAAAAACTCATTCCCTCAGGAGAACAGCATGCAGAGAATCGTGATCTCAAATATCAGCGGCGGTGAAGCCAAAACAACCCTGGCGCGCGAACTGGCCTTCATTCTTCATGAAAGAGGTTACCGCGTCGCCCTGATTGACAGCGATCCACAGGCTAGTCTGACCAAGAGCCTGGGTCTTCACGACGACGAAGCGAGTCCAGGCTTTCTTCCCGAACACACTATTTTATCCATCTTTGAGGTTGAACAGCATCCCCGTTTGGGGGTTCCCCTGAATGTTCAGGGTGTTGATCTCTGGGCGAGCAATGACGCCCTTTACCGAGCCGATAGCATTATCGCCAGTGACCTCTCGCGTCAGGGCAATCTGCGCGAAGCTGTTGACGAGATATCTGCCGACTACGATTTTTTGATTATCGATACGAAGCCGGGCATTACTCCTCTTCTGAATGCCGCTGTCGCCGCTGCTGATCATATCTTGGTGCCTGTTTCCGGAGATAAGGGTATGGAGAACCTGGATAAACTCTCCCGCCTCACGCGCGCCGCGCGCGGATTTTCTCCGCAGATTCAGGTCACGCTCTTCATTCCGAATCGTCATCGTGCCCAGACTGTCCTGGGTCGCGCCGTCCTCGAAGACCTCACGTCGTACCAAGAGATCGCTCCTATTTCCAGGCCTGTTCGGGATAGCGTCGTTGTCGGTGAAGCGGCGCGTATGCGTCAACCGCTCGTCCGTTACAGTCCGCGTGCGGAGGTCACCTCCGACCTGCGACAGGTGGCGGATGATCTCCTGACCGTCTTGGGAATGATGAAACCTGATCAGGTCGAAGCACGATGA